In a single window of the Micromonospora inositola genome:
- a CDS encoding electron transfer flavoprotein subunit alpha/FixB family protein gives MAEVLVVVEATKEFGVKKVTLEMLTLARELGTPSAVVLGGSGAAEALSAKLGEYGAEKIYAAEGEEIDGYLVAPKATVLADLVKRVQPAAVLLASAQEGKEIAARLAVKLDNGILTDVVGLDADGTATQVAFAGSTIVKSKVTKGLPLVTVRPNSVNPTPAPATPAVEQLTVAVTDADKLAKVVDRVAEQKGSRPELTEASVVVSGGRGVGNADNFKLVEELADLLGGAVGASRAAVDSGFYPHQFQVGQTGKTVSPQLYVALGISGAIQHRAGMQTSKTIVAVNKDGEAPIFELADFGVVGDLFKVVPQAAEEIRKRK, from the coding sequence ATGGCTGAGGTTCTCGTCGTCGTCGAAGCCACCAAGGAATTCGGCGTCAAGAAGGTCACCCTGGAGATGCTCACCCTCGCCCGCGAGCTGGGCACCCCCAGCGCGGTGGTGCTCGGTGGCTCCGGCGCCGCCGAGGCGCTGAGCGCCAAGCTGGGCGAGTACGGCGCGGAGAAGATCTACGCCGCCGAGGGCGAGGAGATCGACGGCTACCTGGTGGCCCCGAAGGCCACCGTGCTGGCCGACCTGGTCAAGCGGGTGCAGCCGGCCGCCGTGCTGCTCGCCTCGGCCCAGGAGGGCAAGGAGATCGCCGCCCGACTGGCCGTCAAGCTGGACAACGGCATCCTGACCGACGTGGTCGGTCTCGACGCCGACGGCACCGCGACCCAGGTCGCCTTCGCCGGCTCCACCATCGTCAAGTCCAAGGTCACCAAGGGCCTGCCGCTGGTCACCGTCCGGCCGAACTCGGTCAACCCGACCCCGGCCCCGGCCACCCCGGCGGTGGAGCAGCTCACCGTCGCCGTCACCGACGCCGACAAGCTGGCCAAGGTCGTCGACCGGGTCGCCGAGCAGAAGGGCTCCCGCCCCGAGCTCACCGAGGCGTCGGTCGTCGTCTCCGGCGGTCGCGGTGTCGGCAACGCCGACAACTTCAAGCTGGTCGAGGAGCTGGCCGACCTGCTCGGCGGCGCCGTCGGCGCGTCCCGCGCGGCCGTCGACTCCGGCTTCTACCCGCACCAGTTCCAGGTCGGCCAGACCGGCAAGACCGTCTCCCCGCAGCTCTACGTCGCGCTGGGCATCTCCGGCGCGATCCAGCACCGGGCCGGCATGCAGACCTCGAAGACCATCGTCGCCGTGAACAAGGACGGCGAGGCCCCGATCTTCGAGCTGGCCGACTTCGGTGTGGTGGGTGACCTGTTCAAGGTCGTTCCGCAGGCCGCCGAGGAGATCCGCAAGCGCAAGTGA
- a CDS encoding electron transfer flavoprotein subunit beta/FixA family protein, giving the protein MNIVVLVKQVPDSGADRNLRSDDNTVDRGSANNVINEMDEYAIEEALKIKEAHGGEVTILTMGPDRATESIRKALSMGPDKAVHVVDDALHGSCTVATSKVLAAALGQLNADLVICGAESTDGRVQVMPHMIAERLGVAALTGARKLTVDGATLTVERQTEEGYEVVTASTPAVVSVWDTINEPRYPSFKGIMAAKKKPVQTLSLGDLGVAPTEVGLDGATSAVLEHTKRPPRSGGAKITDEGEGGVKLVEFLATEKFV; this is encoded by the coding sequence ATGAACATCGTCGTACTCGTCAAGCAGGTGCCCGATTCGGGCGCGGACCGCAACCTGCGTTCTGACGACAACACCGTCGACCGCGGCTCGGCGAACAACGTCATCAACGAGATGGACGAGTACGCCATCGAAGAGGCGTTGAAGATCAAGGAGGCGCACGGCGGCGAGGTCACCATCCTGACCATGGGTCCGGACCGGGCGACCGAGTCGATCCGCAAGGCGCTCTCGATGGGCCCGGACAAGGCCGTGCACGTCGTCGACGACGCCCTGCACGGGTCCTGCACCGTGGCCACCTCCAAGGTGCTCGCCGCCGCGCTCGGGCAGCTCAACGCCGACCTGGTGATCTGCGGCGCCGAGTCCACCGACGGCCGGGTCCAGGTCATGCCGCACATGATCGCCGAGCGGCTGGGCGTCGCCGCCCTCACCGGCGCGCGCAAGCTCACCGTCGACGGCGCCACCCTGACCGTCGAGCGGCAGACCGAGGAGGGCTACGAGGTGGTCACCGCCTCGACCCCGGCCGTCGTCTCCGTCTGGGACACCATCAACGAGCCGCGCTACCCGTCCTTCAAGGGCATCATGGCCGCCAAGAAGAAGCCGGTGCAGACGCTCTCCCTGGGTGACCTCGGCGTCGCCCCGACCGAGGTGGGCCTCGACGGCGCGACCAGCGCCGTGCTCGAGCACACCAAGCGCCCGCCGCGCTCCGGCGGCGCCAAGATCACCGACGAGGGCGAGGGCGGCGTCAAGCTGGTCGAGTTCCTCGCCACCGAGAAGTTCGTGTGA
- a CDS encoding GNAT family N-acetyltransferase — protein sequence MTDLDARTLRDAYDTQLRPEIPDPLPAGVTVERDGPLVRILGLDQRGFLTYRTLDGLAGAELDALIARQVEFFRARGEGVEWKLNGHDEPADLGDRLRAAGFVPEDQETVVVGPVSALAGAVPLPPDGVRLSEVTSREDLERIAAMEEAVWHSDRSHLVTGLAKEIEADPQSITIVVAEAGETVVSAGWIRYPANTGFGTLWGGSTLPEWRRKGIYRALVAYRARLAEQRGRTLLQVDCSEDSRPILERLGLVAVTTTTPYVYTP from the coding sequence ATGACCGATCTTGACGCGCGGACCCTGCGCGACGCCTACGACACCCAGCTCCGCCCGGAGATCCCGGATCCGCTGCCCGCCGGGGTGACCGTCGAACGGGACGGCCCGCTGGTCCGGATCCTCGGCCTGGACCAGCGCGGCTTCCTCACGTACCGCACCCTGGACGGCCTGGCCGGCGCGGAGCTGGACGCGCTGATCGCCCGACAGGTGGAGTTCTTCCGGGCCCGGGGCGAGGGCGTGGAGTGGAAGCTCAACGGCCACGACGAGCCGGCCGACCTGGGTGACCGGCTGCGCGCCGCCGGGTTCGTGCCCGAGGACCAGGAGACCGTCGTGGTCGGGCCGGTCTCGGCGCTGGCCGGCGCCGTCCCGCTCCCGCCCGACGGGGTACGCCTGAGCGAGGTCACCAGCCGGGAGGACCTGGAACGGATCGCCGCGATGGAGGAGGCGGTCTGGCACAGCGACCGGAGCCACCTGGTGACCGGGCTGGCGAAGGAGATCGAGGCCGACCCGCAGTCGATCACGATCGTGGTGGCCGAGGCGGGGGAGACCGTGGTCAGCGCCGGCTGGATCCGCTACCCGGCCAACACCGGCTTCGGCACCCTCTGGGGCGGCTCGACCCTGCCGGAGTGGCGCCGTAAGGGCATCTACCGGGCGCTGGTGGCGTACCGGGCGCGGCTGGCCGAGCAGCGCGGCCGGACGCTGCTTCAGGTGGACTGCTCGGAGGACAGCCGGCCGATCCTGGAGCGGCTCGGGCTGGTAGCGGTCACCACGACGACCCCGTACGTCTACACTCCGTGA
- a CDS encoding YidH family protein — translation MWEAIRRWFDPREVRSVGSRPDYRFSLANERTFLAWLRTGLALIAGGLAAAQFLPSLPVAHLREVIAIALLLLGGAVAVRAVDHWARTERAIRLGEELPASRFPAVLALSVALGALLLVVAVLARALG, via the coding sequence GTGTGGGAGGCGATCAGGCGGTGGTTCGACCCGCGCGAGGTGCGGTCGGTCGGCAGCAGGCCCGACTACCGCTTCTCGCTGGCCAACGAGCGGACCTTCCTGGCGTGGCTGCGTACCGGGCTGGCGCTGATCGCCGGCGGACTGGCCGCCGCCCAGTTCCTGCCGTCGCTGCCCGTGGCCCACCTGCGCGAGGTGATCGCCATCGCGCTGCTGTTGCTCGGCGGGGCGGTCGCCGTCCGGGCCGTCGACCACTGGGCGCGTACCGAGCGGGCGATCCGGCTCGGCGAGGAGCTGCCGGCGTCCCGCTTCCCGGCCGTGCTGGCCCTCTCCGTCGCCCTCGGCGCGCTGCTGCTGGTGGTCGCGGTGCTGGCCCGGGCGCTCGGGTGA
- a CDS encoding DUF202 domain-containing protein: MTGDPGLQPERTRLAWRRTLLAFTAVVVLMVRLGLTGDLAGALLAGVAVVGWLGMLALNWRRATGAGTRRAQRWSFPLTALAAAGFAVLGVLMVVRGLR; encoded by the coding sequence GTGACCGGCGACCCCGGGCTTCAGCCGGAGCGGACCCGGCTGGCCTGGCGCCGGACCCTGCTGGCGTTCACCGCGGTCGTCGTGCTGATGGTCCGGCTCGGCCTCACCGGCGACCTGGCCGGCGCGCTGCTGGCCGGCGTGGCGGTGGTGGGTTGGCTCGGCATGCTCGCCCTGAACTGGCGCCGGGCCACCGGCGCCGGGACGCGTCGGGCGCAGCGCTGGTCGTTCCCGCTGACCGCGCTGGCCGCCGCCGGGTTCGCCGTGCTCGGCGTGCTGATGGTGGTACGCGGGCTGCGCTGA
- a CDS encoding PLD nuclease N-terminal domain-containing protein, producing the protein MVRLYGLLFLAEVVLGICALISCLSAEEGEIRALPRIAWVLIILFFPLVGSIAWFVAGREAGAGRARTAWPMGNGFSERDRGRPRAAPDDDPAFLSSIGEVPRQQDQELFRRWEDDLRRREEELRRRETEQDRPEV; encoded by the coding sequence ATGGTTCGCCTGTACGGGCTTCTCTTCCTGGCCGAGGTCGTCCTCGGCATCTGCGCGCTGATCAGCTGCCTCTCCGCGGAGGAGGGCGAGATCCGGGCGCTGCCCCGCATCGCCTGGGTACTGATCATCCTGTTCTTCCCGCTGGTCGGCTCGATCGCCTGGTTCGTCGCCGGTCGGGAGGCGGGCGCGGGCCGCGCCCGGACCGCCTGGCCGATGGGGAACGGCTTCTCCGAGCGGGACCGCGGTCGCCCGAGGGCGGCGCCGGACGACGACCCGGCGTTCCTGTCGTCCATCGGGGAGGTGCCCCGGCAGCAGGACCAGGAGCTCTTCCGCCGCTGGGAGGACGACCTGCGACGCCGCGAGGAGGAGCTGCGCCGCCGGGAGACCGAGCAGGACCGGCCGGAGGTCTGA
- a CDS encoding ABC transporter permease: MTAATLTAAPLAPARRPGLAAGLRHTLTLAWRSLVQIKHNPMELLDLSIQPVMFVLLFTYVFGGAISGTPGDYLKFALPGIIVQNAFFATMTTGFGLNNDLTKGVFDRLRALPIARWSPLAGRILADTVKQAWSVSLLVGVGAILGFRLGNGALGLLGAFALLLAFSLAASWISVLVGVLVSEPEKVQIFGFMVIFPLTFTSNAFVPTETMPSWLQRWVEVNPVTILADALRGLLVGGPVAGPVVQSLIWAAALAAVFAPLAVRALRRRV, from the coding sequence ATGACCGCCGCCACCCTCACCGCGGCCCCGCTGGCCCCGGCCCGCCGGCCGGGCCTCGCCGCCGGGCTGCGGCACACTCTCACGCTCGCCTGGCGCAGCCTGGTGCAGATCAAGCACAACCCGATGGAGTTGCTCGACCTGAGCATCCAGCCGGTGATGTTCGTGCTGCTCTTCACGTACGTATTCGGCGGGGCGATCTCCGGCACGCCGGGCGACTACCTCAAGTTCGCGTTGCCCGGGATCATCGTGCAGAACGCCTTCTTCGCCACCATGACCACCGGCTTCGGGCTGAACAACGACCTGACCAAGGGGGTGTTCGACCGGCTCCGCGCGCTGCCCATCGCCCGCTGGTCGCCGCTGGCCGGGCGGATCCTTGCCGACACGGTCAAGCAGGCGTGGTCGGTGTCGCTGCTGGTCGGGGTCGGTGCGATCCTCGGGTTCCGGCTGGGCAACGGCGCGCTCGGCCTGCTCGGGGCGTTCGCTCTGCTGCTCGCCTTCTCGCTGGCCGCCTCGTGGATCTCGGTGCTGGTCGGGGTGTTGGTCAGCGAGCCGGAGAAGGTGCAGATCTTCGGCTTCATGGTGATCTTTCCGCTGACCTTCACCAGCAACGCCTTCGTGCCGACCGAGACCATGCCGTCCTGGCTGCAACGCTGGGTCGAGGTCAACCCGGTGACCATCCTGGCCGACGCGCTGCGTGGCCTGCTGGTCGGCGGCCCGGTGGCCGGGCCGGTCGTCCAGTCGCTGATCTGGGCCGCTGCCCTCGCCGCCGTGTTCGCCCCGCTCGCCGTGCGGGCCCTCAGGCGTCGAGTGTGA
- a CDS encoding ATP-binding cassette domain-containing protein: MTYAIQAEGLVRRFGATTALAGVDLAVPTGTVFGLLGPNGAGKTTAVRVLATLLAADEGHATVGGYDVRRDAHRVRQLIGLTGQYASVDETLTGTENLLLIGRLLGMRRADARTRARQLLADFQLSDAADRAAKTYSGGMRRRLDLAASLVGRPQVLFLDEPTTGLDPRSRNELWDIVRGLVADGVTVLLTTQYLEEADQLAGEIAVVDQGRVIAQGTPEELKAKTGGQILTVRPADASDLPTVVSIAAEVAGGTPEVAQTTVTVPVNDPGVLPAVVRRLDQAEITIAELALRGSSLDEVFLSLTGHRAEQDGRSDVELEGIPA; this comes from the coding sequence ATGACATACGCGATCCAGGCGGAGGGACTGGTCCGCCGCTTCGGCGCGACCACCGCCCTCGCCGGAGTCGACCTCGCCGTCCCCACCGGGACGGTCTTCGGTCTGCTCGGGCCGAACGGGGCGGGCAAGACCACCGCGGTACGGGTGCTCGCCACCCTGCTCGCCGCCGACGAGGGGCACGCCACGGTGGGCGGGTACGACGTCCGCCGCGACGCGCACCGGGTCCGCCAGCTGATCGGCCTGACCGGCCAGTACGCCTCGGTCGACGAGACGCTGACCGGCACCGAGAACCTGCTGCTGATCGGCCGGCTGCTCGGGATGCGCCGGGCCGACGCCCGGACCCGCGCCCGGCAACTGCTCGCCGACTTCCAGCTCAGCGACGCCGCCGACCGGGCGGCCAAGACGTACTCGGGCGGCATGCGCCGCCGCCTGGACCTGGCCGCCAGCCTGGTGGGCCGGCCGCAGGTGCTCTTCCTCGACGAGCCGACCACCGGGCTCGACCCGCGCAGCCGCAACGAGCTGTGGGACATCGTCCGGGGCCTGGTCGCCGACGGGGTGACCGTGCTGCTGACCACCCAGTACCTGGAGGAGGCCGACCAGCTCGCCGGCGAGATCGCCGTCGTCGACCAGGGGCGGGTCATCGCCCAGGGCACCCCGGAGGAGCTGAAGGCGAAGACTGGCGGGCAGATCCTGACCGTCCGGCCGGCGGACGCCAGCGACCTGCCGACCGTGGTGTCCATCGCCGCGGAGGTCGCCGGGGGGACCCCCGAGGTCGCCCAGACCACCGTCACCGTGCCGGTGAACGACCCCGGTGTGTTGCCCGCCGTGGTGCGCCGGCTCGACCAGGCCGAGATCACGATCGCCGAGTTGGCCCTGCGCGGCTCCAGCCTGGACGAGGTCTTCCTCTCCCTGACCGGCCACCGGGCCGAGCAGGACGGCCGCTCCGACGTTGAACTGGAAGGGATTCCGGCATGA
- a CDS encoding acetolactate synthase yields the protein MTERVEGHGGELALAALRAHGVREMFTLSGGHVFPLYDAAHKNDFPIYDVRHEQSAVFAAEAVAKLQRRPGLAVLTAGPGVTNGVSGLTSAFFNASPVLVLGGRAPQFRWGSGSLQEMDHLPLVAPVTKHAETVFSADDIPRAITAALTAALTPHRGPAFLDFPLEAVFSVGDAELPTVSPIAPIEADPDEVAKAAGLIAGASRPVIIAGSDVYAGDAVDALRAAAEALGVPVFTNGMGRGALPPTHPLAFAKARRVALKEADVVVVIGTPLDFRLGFGDFGDAKVVHVVDAPSQRAGHVQPAAAPAGDLRLILTALAEHPGDRADHADWIAQLRVAEDAAKARDAEEMAAETDPIRPARIYGELRKALAPDAITIGDGGDFVSYAGRYLEPAQPGTWLDPGPYGCLGTGMGYAMGARVSHPDRQICVLMGDGAAGFSLMDVESLVRQQLPVVIVVGNNGIWGLEKHPMRAMYGYDVAADLQPGLRYDKVVEALGGAGETVEKAADLGPALTRAFDSGVPYLVNVLTDPADAYPRSSNLA from the coding sequence ATGACGGAACGGGTCGAGGGCCACGGCGGGGAGCTGGCGCTGGCGGCGCTGCGCGCGCACGGCGTACGAGAGATGTTCACCCTCTCCGGCGGGCACGTCTTCCCGCTCTACGACGCCGCGCACAAGAACGACTTCCCGATCTACGACGTCCGGCACGAGCAGTCAGCCGTCTTCGCCGCCGAGGCGGTGGCCAAGCTCCAGCGCCGCCCCGGCCTGGCCGTGCTCACCGCCGGCCCCGGCGTCACGAACGGCGTCTCCGGACTGACCAGCGCCTTCTTCAACGCCTCCCCGGTGCTGGTGCTCGGCGGCAGGGCCCCGCAGTTCCGCTGGGGCTCCGGCAGCCTCCAGGAGATGGACCACCTGCCGCTGGTCGCCCCGGTCACCAAGCACGCCGAGACGGTGTTCAGCGCCGACGACATCCCGCGCGCGATCACCGCCGCCCTCACCGCGGCGCTCACCCCGCACCGCGGCCCGGCCTTCCTCGACTTCCCCCTCGAAGCGGTCTTCTCGGTCGGCGACGCCGAGCTGCCGACCGTCTCGCCGATCGCCCCGATCGAGGCCGACCCGGACGAGGTGGCGAAGGCCGCCGGCCTGATCGCGGGCGCGAGCCGGCCGGTGATCATCGCCGGCTCCGACGTGTACGCCGGCGACGCGGTCGACGCCCTGCGCGCCGCCGCCGAGGCGCTCGGAGTGCCGGTCTTCACCAACGGCATGGGGCGCGGCGCGCTGCCGCCCACCCACCCGCTCGCCTTCGCCAAGGCCCGTCGGGTCGCGCTCAAGGAAGCGGACGTGGTCGTGGTGATCGGCACCCCGCTGGACTTCCGGCTCGGCTTCGGCGACTTCGGCGACGCCAAGGTCGTGCACGTCGTCGACGCGCCCAGCCAGCGCGCCGGGCACGTGCAGCCCGCCGCCGCCCCCGCCGGCGACCTGCGGCTCATCCTCACCGCCCTCGCGGAGCACCCCGGCGACCGGGCCGACCACGCCGACTGGATCGCCCAGCTCCGGGTCGCCGAGGACGCCGCCAAGGCCCGCGACGCCGAGGAGATGGCCGCCGAGACCGACCCGATCCGGCCCGCCCGGATCTACGGCGAGCTGCGCAAGGCCCTCGCCCCCGACGCCATCACCATCGGCGACGGCGGCGACTTCGTCTCGTACGCCGGCCGCTACCTGGAGCCGGCGCAGCCCGGCACCTGGCTCGACCCCGGCCCGTACGGCTGCCTCGGCACCGGCATGGGCTACGCGATGGGGGCCCGGGTCAGCCACCCGGACCGGCAGATCTGCGTGCTGATGGGCGACGGTGCCGCCGGCTTCTCGCTGATGGACGTGGAGTCCCTGGTCCGCCAGCAGCTCCCGGTGGTCATCGTGGTCGGCAACAACGGCATCTGGGGCCTGGAGAAGCACCCGATGCGGGCCATGTACGGCTACGACGTCGCCGCCGACCTCCAGCCCGGGCTGCGCTACGACAAGGTGGTCGAGGCACTCGGCGGCGCGGGCGAGACGGTGGAGAAGGCCGCCGACCTCGGCCCGGCGTTGACCCGCGCGTTCGACTCCGGCGTGCCGTACCTGGTCAACGTGCTGACCGATCCCGCGGACGCGTACCCCCGCTCGTCGAACCTGGCCTGA
- a CDS encoding enoyl-CoA hydratase-related protein, whose translation MGEFVRLETKDGIGTIRLERPPMNALNTQVQEELRAAAAAATADPEVRAVIVYGGEKVFAAGADIKEMADMSYVDMAERAADLSSALGAIARIPKPVVAAITGYALGGGCELALACDWRVVAEDAKLGQPEIKLGIIPGAGGTQRLARLVGPARAKDLVMSGRMVDAEEALRIGLADRVVPAAEVYAAAAALVKPFLTGPVQALRAAKQAVDGGLDMDLNSGLAWESQLFAALFATDDRREGMAAFVAKRKPDFTGR comes from the coding sequence GTGGGCGAGTTCGTTCGGCTGGAAACCAAGGACGGCATCGGCACCATCCGGCTGGAGCGGCCGCCGATGAACGCGCTCAACACCCAGGTGCAGGAGGAGTTGCGCGCCGCCGCGGCCGCCGCCACCGCCGACCCGGAGGTCCGCGCGGTCATCGTGTACGGCGGGGAGAAGGTCTTCGCCGCCGGCGCGGACATCAAGGAGATGGCCGACATGTCCTACGTGGACATGGCGGAGCGGGCCGCCGACCTCTCCAGCGCGCTGGGCGCGATCGCCCGGATTCCCAAGCCGGTGGTCGCCGCCATCACCGGGTACGCCCTCGGTGGCGGCTGCGAGCTGGCCCTCGCCTGCGACTGGCGGGTGGTGGCCGAAGACGCCAAGCTCGGCCAGCCGGAGATCAAGCTCGGCATCATCCCCGGCGCCGGCGGCACCCAGCGGTTGGCCCGGCTGGTCGGCCCGGCCCGCGCCAAGGACCTGGTCATGTCCGGTCGGATGGTCGACGCCGAGGAGGCGCTGCGGATCGGGCTGGCCGACCGGGTGGTCCCGGCCGCCGAGGTCTACGCGGCGGCGGCGGCGCTGGTGAAGCCCTTCCTGACCGGCCCGGTGCAGGCGCTGCGGGCGGCCAAGCAGGCCGTCGACGGCGGCCTGGACATGGACCTCAACTCGGGCCTGGCCTGGGAGAGCCAGCTCTTCGCGGCGCTCTTCGCCACCGATGACCGGCGCGAGGGCATGGCTGCGTTCGTGGCGAAGCGCAAGCCGGACTTCACCGGCCGCTGA
- a CDS encoding DUF6232 family protein, whose translation MITYYDDRSVQVTSTAVRVDGRAFPLAEISMVWHRRGSRSWRVLAGRGAIGAALAGPLVAAALGFALALWLHRSPTVTVAIVGVSVLIGLGVGPLADFLFEHLDRSYARGSRQLEMWARWRGQPVRLLCTGDALRFGQIYRAVQRAMESAPTSRRQKAIGTSGSSPRPRSRP comes from the coding sequence ATGATCACGTACTACGACGACAGGTCGGTGCAGGTCACCTCCACCGCCGTCCGGGTGGACGGCCGGGCGTTCCCGCTCGCGGAGATCAGCATGGTGTGGCACCGGCGGGGCAGCCGCTCCTGGCGCGTGCTCGCCGGCCGGGGCGCGATCGGCGCCGCGCTCGCCGGCCCGCTGGTCGCCGCCGCGCTCGGCTTCGCGCTGGCGCTCTGGCTGCACCGCTCCCCCACCGTCACGGTCGCCATCGTCGGGGTGTCGGTGCTGATCGGGCTCGGGGTCGGGCCGCTCGCCGACTTCCTCTTCGAACACCTGGACCGCTCGTACGCCCGGGGCAGCCGGCAGTTGGAGATGTGGGCCCGCTGGCGCGGCCAGCCGGTACGGCTGCTGTGCACCGGCGACGCGCTGCGCTTCGGCCAGATCTACCGGGCCGTGCAGCGGGCGATGGAGTCCGCGCCGACGTCCCGCCGTCAGAAGGCGATCGGCACGTCCGGCAGCAGCCCGAGGCCGCGCAGCAGGCCGTAG
- a CDS encoding nuclear transport factor 2 family protein — MGGDLRERNVEVVRRYLRTFVTKDLAELAEVVAEDVEIYGSGTAVRGRHFVEGAVSSPGLTVLDQEILELFAAEDRVVISFAQTYRRDATGETTVQSACKMYRLAGGRIVQFWGEQDTYGLLRGLGLLPDVPIAF; from the coding sequence ATGGGGGGCGATTTGCGGGAGCGCAACGTCGAGGTGGTCCGGCGGTACCTGCGGACCTTCGTCACCAAGGACCTGGCCGAGCTGGCCGAGGTGGTCGCCGAGGACGTGGAGATCTACGGCTCGGGCACGGCGGTGCGAGGGCGGCACTTCGTCGAGGGGGCCGTCTCGTCGCCGGGGCTGACCGTGCTCGACCAGGAGATCCTGGAACTGTTCGCGGCCGAGGACCGGGTCGTCATCTCGTTCGCGCAGACGTACCGGCGGGACGCGACCGGGGAGACCACGGTGCAGAGCGCCTGCAAGATGTACCGGCTGGCCGGCGGGCGGATCGTCCAGTTCTGGGGTGAGCAGGACACCTACGGCCTGCTGCGCGGCCTCGGGCTGCTGCCGGACGTGCCGATCGCCTTCTGA
- a CDS encoding ribokinase: MQQTRVAVVGSANMDLVGSAPALPRPGETLLGSDFVMLPGGKGANQAVAAVRAGASCVFLGAIGSDAFGVTLKARITAAGVDTGQLRVVYGASGVALVMVGAEGENAILVTPGANGTFVGLTEGELHAVREADVLVAQLEVPVETVTEAAVAARDAGTRVILNAAPARQVPADLLAAVDLLVVNETEAQALTGRGRDEPAALLDLVPRAVLTLGAQGAWYVDRDGRSVHVPPVKVEAVDSTAAGDAFTAALAVAWGEGRELVDAVHWAAAAGAACVRRLGASVALPRRVEIDELYAPPA, translated from the coding sequence ATGCAGCAGACCCGGGTGGCTGTGGTGGGCAGCGCCAACATGGACCTGGTCGGCAGCGCGCCCGCGCTGCCCCGGCCGGGGGAGACCCTGCTCGGCAGCGACTTCGTGATGCTCCCCGGCGGCAAGGGCGCCAACCAGGCGGTCGCCGCGGTGCGGGCCGGCGCGTCCTGCGTCTTCCTCGGCGCGATCGGCTCGGACGCCTTCGGGGTCACCCTCAAGGCCCGGATCACCGCCGCCGGGGTGGACACCGGCCAGCTCCGGGTGGTGTACGGGGCGTCCGGGGTCGCGCTGGTCATGGTGGGCGCCGAGGGGGAGAACGCGATCCTGGTGACGCCCGGCGCCAACGGGACGTTCGTCGGGCTGACCGAGGGCGAGCTGCACGCCGTACGCGAGGCGGACGTGCTGGTCGCCCAGCTGGAGGTGCCGGTCGAGACGGTGACCGAGGCGGCGGTGGCGGCCCGGGACGCCGGCACCCGGGTGATTCTGAACGCGGCGCCGGCCCGGCAGGTGCCGGCGGACCTGCTCGCCGCGGTGGACCTGCTGGTGGTCAACGAGACCGAGGCGCAGGCGCTCACCGGCCGGGGTCGGGACGAGCCGGCGGCGCTGCTCGACCTGGTGCCCCGGGCGGTGCTGACCCTCGGCGCGCAGGGCGCCTGGTACGTCGACCGGGACGGCCGCTCGGTGCACGTCCCGCCGGTCAAGGTCGAGGCGGTGGACTCCACCGCCGCGGGTGACGCGTTCACCGCCGCCCTGGCCGTCGCCTGGGGCGAGGGACGGGAGCTGGTCGACGCGGTGCACTGGGCGGCGGCGGCCGGGGCGGCCTGCGTACGGCGGCTCGGCGCCTCGGTGGCGCTGCCCCGCCGCGTCGAGATCGACGAGCTGTACGCCCCGCCCGCCTGA
- a CDS encoding ABC transporter ATP-binding protein, with the protein MTGDLIPGAAGAPAAPSTVDADLVVSLDGVGVKRSGTALLHDVDWRVELDERWVVLGPNGAGKTTLLSLAAGRLHPTTGAAYVLGERIGRTEVNELRMRIGLSTAALAERVPVDERVSDVVVTAAWSVVGRWRESYDRTDEARARALLGQLGIGHLADRAYGTLSEGERKRVQIARALMTDPELLLLDEPAAGLDLGGREDLVARLAELAYDPDAPALVLVTHHVEEIPPGFTHALLLREGGVMAQGLLADTLTADNLSKTFGLPLVVERSGERWTARAA; encoded by the coding sequence GTGACTGGTGACCTGATCCCCGGCGCCGCCGGCGCCCCCGCCGCCCCCTCGACCGTGGACGCGGATCTGGTGGTCAGCCTCGACGGGGTCGGCGTCAAGCGCTCCGGCACCGCGTTGCTGCACGACGTCGACTGGCGGGTCGAGCTGGACGAGCGCTGGGTGGTGCTCGGGCCGAACGGAGCCGGCAAGACGACCCTGCTGAGCCTGGCCGCGGGGCGGCTGCACCCGACCACCGGCGCCGCGTACGTGCTCGGCGAGCGGATCGGCCGCACCGAGGTCAACGAGCTGCGGATGCGGATCGGCCTCTCCACCGCCGCGCTGGCCGAGCGGGTCCCCGTCGACGAGCGGGTCAGCGACGTCGTGGTCACCGCCGCCTGGTCCGTGGTGGGCCGCTGGCGGGAGAGCTACGACCGCACCGACGAGGCCCGTGCCCGGGCCCTGCTCGGGCAGCTCGGCATCGGGCACCTGGCCGACCGCGCGTACGGCACGCTGTCGGAGGGGGAGCGCAAGCGGGTGCAGATCGCCCGCGCGCTGATGACCGACCCCGAACTGCTGCTCCTCGACGAGCCGGCCGCCGGGCTCGACCTGGGCGGGCGCGAGGACCTGGTGGCCCGGCTGGCCGAGCTGGCGTACGACCCGGACGCCCCGGCGCTGGTGCTGGTGACCCACCACGTGGAGGAGATCCCGCCGGGCTTCACCCACGCGCTGCTGCTGCGTGAGGGCGGCGTAATGGCGCAGGGACTGCTCGCCGACACCCTCACCGCCGACAACCTGTCGAAGACCTTCGGCCTGCCCCTGGTCGTCGAGCGCTCCGGCGAGCGCTGGACCGCCCGCGCCGCCTGA